A region from the Xenopus laevis strain J_2021 chromosome 4S, Xenopus_laevis_v10.1, whole genome shotgun sequence genome encodes:
- the mst1r.S gene encoding macrophage-stimulating protein receptor isoform X2: MGTLCTALLSLLLLPTITTSQWQCPTLAPSLTLDTNIQYQFPNFTASRPIQNLVSLEGTLFLTTTNHLYVLTGNELHILQNITTGPTNSQCTLCSKCQMGNALPSQPEDNENQVLAVDPEENVIYSCGSSLHGLCFMHVISSSKIVDSKCLFNQNRNSASFCPDCIASPLGTLLSVVTQSRGVYFYKAASLDSRVAKSYSPTSISIRRLLGTEDGFSTGFHSLTVLEPFRDSYPIHYVHTFVSGSYVYFLTVQPEHPLSNTYHSRLVRLSNNEEEMRSYRELILECRLEPKRRRRRRAEPKFFNVLQAAHVATVGSTLAGELDISETDPVLFAVFAQSEPMSAQPRKYSAVCAFPIRLIDLSIEDGMNACCSNTNSVRLTRGLNFFQPEMECPQNSDITCKNIPTLVLPPLRRIDIFNGQLNGVLLTSVYVSPKEDLTIGFLGTSVGRLLQVVLQLNSNPRTLSNFSISDNHPVSREVAKIEDSLFFITGNQVTKVNITGPGCRHLLTCSRCLRAPRFMGCSWCKNVCCQQGECAGECGQNTCLPSVTMFHPKTAPLRGNTNITLCGRDFQSSIVYNAPPKAKITAETHRVSVGPRKCIVNPGMSSSTSLVCTLQTEGPPDTVSMEDITLTIDENLTGTPYYIKGTVSAKGFTFVEPAIISIEPNFGPLAGGTKLTLKGQSLTAGETQRVFINGTECKMVSGSGCPAEALCCVSPKFLSIGSLNVSALLDGAQIPSSEQFQYKPDPSVSDIRPNCSLASGTPLTIQGSNLDSVSSISIILYISEKKFSSVCKGTFSPDRIVCRTPAYNYFGRPGNLTLELDAVQYTYPYRFRYLQNYVIYPFHPNDPNGGILKLKKGENEIDTHHENLDQVATCLKVSMTVGGRECNPTVRKNEITCRIPQAMVIPSEGSTVKVCVDDDCTAVGLVMIVNFLDPVLGIVLGSVASVLAVAVLIFLLLRHQRKNKKKRVEQLELLSNNNREPLLSPVPLLHGDYRTSYLTSSSSGGMLSPGAGYSGGSFGGGSMPILLTNLLDSLRPELLEEVKDGLIPEKCLTTHRDQIIGKGHFGSVYHGTYVDEDQQEVHCAVKSLNRITDLEEVEEFLREGILMKSFHHPNVLSLIGIFLPQEGLPLVVLPFMKHGDLRHFIRSEERNPTVKDLVGFGLQVSQGMEYLANRKFVHRDLAARNCMLDETFHVKVADFGLARDVFDKEYYSVRRHKNARLPVKWMALESLQTQKFTTKSDVWSFGVLLWELMTRGAPPYPDVDAYDITRYLFRGRRLAQPEYCPDPLYSLMLSCWNPQPEERPTFTQLVSDMEVISNSLCGDHYINLNVTYVNLDRDQPFPPAHPPSEEELEEEYSSTEEEENPVA; this comes from the exons ATGGGCACCCTATGTACAGCTCTGCTGTCTCTGCTGCTCTTGCCAACCATCACAACATCTCAGTGGCAGTGTCCAACCCTGGCCCCGAGCTTGACTCTGGACACTAATATCCAGTACCAGTTTCCAAATTTCACAGCCTCTCGGCCCATCCAGAACCTGGTTAGCCTGGAGGGCACGCTCTTCCTGACGACTACTAATCACTTGTATGTTCTCACAGGCAATGAACTTCACATATTACAAAACATCACCACTGGTCCTACTAACTCCCAGTGTACTCTGTGCTCCAAATGCCAAATGGGAAATGCTTTACCAAGCCAGCCTGAGGACAATGAGAACCAAGTCTTGGCAGTAGATCCAGAGGAAAATGTTATATACAGCTGTGGATCCTCTCTACATGGCCTTTGCTTCATGCATGTAATTTCATCCTCTAAGATAGTTGACTCCAAGTGCCTTTTCAATCAGAATAGAAACAGTGCCTCTTTTTGCCCAGACTGCATAGCAAGCCCCCTTGGAACATTGCTATCAGTAGTGACACAAAGCCGAGGagtgtatttttataaagcaGCGTCACTGGATTCGCGAGTTGCTAAAAGTTACAGCCCAACATCCATATCTATAAGGCGCCTCCTTGGAACTGAAGATGGCTTTAGCACTGGCTTCCATTCACTGACAGTGTTAGAGCCATTCAGGGACTCTTACCCTATCCATTATGTGCACACATTCGTCAGTGGATCATACGTCTATTTCCTGACTGTCCAGCCTGAACATCCACTGTCCAATACCTACCACAGCAGGTTGGTGCGTCTCAGCAACAATGAGGAGGAAATGCGAAG TTACCGAGAACTGATTCTGGAATGTCGCCTTGAGCCTAAGCGACGAAGAAGACGAAGAGCAGAACCtaaatttttcaatgttttgcaGGCAGCACATGTTGCCACTGTAGGGAGCACACTAGCTGGGGAACTGGACATTAGCGAGACAGACCCAGTGCTCTTTGCTGTTTTTGCTCAGAGTGAGCCAATGAGTGCACAACCACGCAAATATTCCGCAGTTTGCGCCTTCCCCATCCGCTTAATTGATCTCTCGATTGAAGACGGGATGAATGCATGCTGCTCCAACACCAACTCTGTGAGGCTGACAAGGGGACTTAATTTCTTTCAACCAGAGATGGAATGTCCCCAAAAT TCTGACATCACCTGTAAGAATATTCCCACATTAGTGTTGCCCCCTTTACGACGTATTGATATCTTCAATGGGCAGTTGAATGGGGTACTTCTCACCTCTGTGTATGTTAGTCCTAAGGAAGATCTGACCATTGGCTTCCTTGGAACCTCTGTTGGAAGACTGCTGCAG GTGGTACTCCAGCTCAACAGTAACCCTCGCACTCTGTCTAACTTCTCTATAAGTGATAACCATCCTGTATCACGGGAGGTCGCCAAAATTGAAGACAGTCTCTTTTTTATTACTGGAAACCAG GTGACCAAAGTAAATATCACAGGCCCAGGATGCCGTCACCTCCTCACCTGCAGCAGATGCCTACGTGCCCCTCGCTTTATGGGTTGCAGTTGGTGTAAAAATGTCTGCTGTCAGCAGGGAGAGTGTGCGGGAGAGTGTGGACAGAATACCTGCCTTCCTTCAGTGACTATG tttCATCCCAAAACAGCACCATTACGTGGGAACACGAATATTACCCTGTGTGGCCGAGACTTTCAGTCAAGTATTGTGTATAATGCCCCTCCGAAGGCAAAGATCACAGCAGAGACTCACAGAGTGAGCGTGGGACCTCGCAAATGTATCGTTAACCCTGGAATGAGCAGTAGCACAAG tttggtatgCACATTGCAGACGGAGGGACCTCCTGACACAGTGTCTATGGAAGATATAACTTTAACAATTGATGAGAACCTAACGGGGACTCCTTACTACATAAAAGGAACAGTATCTGCTAAAGGCTTCACCTTTGTG GAACCAGCTATTATCTCTATTGAACCCAACTTTGGGCCCCTGGCTGGAGGTACCAAATTGACGCTTAAAGGGCAGAGCCTGACAGCCGGAGAGACTCAGAGGGTTTTTATTAATGGAACTGAGTGCAAAATGGTTAGCGG ATCCGGGTGCCCTGCAGAGGCTCTGTGCTGTGTGTCTCCCAAATTCCTCTCTATTGGATCGTTAAATGTCTCTGCTTTGTTGGATGGAGCTCAGATTCCTTCCTCAGAGCAATTCCAATACAAACCTGACCCATCTGTCTCTGACATCAGACCTAACTGCAGCTTGGCAAG TGGTACTCCCCTCACTATACAGGGTTCAAACCTGGATTCTGTCTCCAGCATCAGTATCATCTTATACATTAGTGAAAAAAAGTTCAGCTCG GTTTGCAAAGGGACCTTCTCGCCAGACCGTATTGTGTGCCGTACTCCGGCTTACAATTATTTTGGCAGACCTGGAAACTTGACCTTGGAGCTTGATGCTGTTCAATACACATACCCTTATCGCTTCCGATATCTCCAGAACTATGTCATTTACCCATTCCATCCGAACGATCCCAATGGGGGGATCTTGAAGTTGAAGAAGGGCGAAAATGAAATTGACACACAT catgAAAACTTGGACCAGGTGGCCACGTGTTTGAAAGTCTCCATGACAGTTGGGGGAAGAGAATGCAACCCTACTGTGCGGAAGAATGAGATCACCTGCAGAATTCCCCAAGCAATGGTTATTCCCTCTGAAGGCTCCACAGTTAAG GTTTGTGTGGATGATGACTGCACCGCCGTGGGACTTGTGATGATTGTGAACTTTCTTGATCCAGTGCTGGGCATTGTCCTTGGCAGTGTGGCCTCAGTGTTGGCAGTCGCAGTTCTCATCTTCCTGCTTCTCCGAcatcaaagaaaaaataaaaagaagcgaG TGGAACAACTGGAACTGCTGTCAAATAATAACAGAGAACCACTCTTGTCCCCAGTTCCTCTTCTTCATGGAGACTACAGGACATCAT ACTTAACTAGTAGCAGCTCTGGAGGGATGCTCTCCCCCGGTGCAGGCTATTCTGGAGGTAGCTTTGGTGGTGGTTCCATGCCCATCCTACTTACTAATTTGCTTGACAGTCTGAGACCGGAACTGCTTGAGGAGGTTAAAGATGGTTTAATTCCGGAGAAATGCCTGACGACGCATCGGGACCAGATTATTGGAAAAG GTCACTTTGGGAGTGTTTACCATGGCACTTATGTGGATGAAGATCAGCAGGAGGTGCACTGCGCTGTCAAATCTCTAAACA GAATCACTGATTTGGAGGAGGTGGAGGAGTTTCTGCGGGAGGGGATTTTAATGAAGAGCTTCCACCATCCAAATGTCTTATCCCTCATTGGCATTTTTTTGCCCCAGGAAGGGCTCCCCCTTGTGGTTCTTCCATTTATGAAACATGGCGACCTAAGGCACTTCATCCGCAGTGAGGAGAGG AATCCTACTGTAAAAGATCTGGTTGGATTTGGGCTGCAAGTTTCCCAGGGAATGGAATACTTGGCCAATAGGAAGTTTGTACACAGAGACCTTGCTGCTCGCAATTGCAT GCTGGATGAGACGTTCCATGTGAAGGTGGCCGACTTTGGTCTGGCAAGAGACGTGTTTGACAAGGAATATTACAGTGTCAGACGCCATAAGAACGCCAGACTGCCTGTTAAGTGGATGGCTCTGGAGAGTCTACAGACCCAGAAATTTACCACCAAGAGTGATGTG TGGTCATTTGGAGTGCTGCTGTGGGAGCTGATGACACGGGGAGCACCACCATATCCTGATGTGGATGCCTATGATATTACTCGATACTTGTTCAGAGGAAGGCGTCTGGCACAACCAGAATACTGTCCTGACCCTCT GTATTCTCTTATGCTGAGCTGCTGGAACCCACAGCCTGAAGAGCGACCAACATTTACCCAGTTGGTCAGTGACATGGAAGTGATCTCTAATTCCCTTTGCGGTGATCACTATATCAATCTTAATGTTACCTACGTCAACTTAGATCGTGACCAACCTTTTCCACCTGCTCATCCACCCTCGGAAGAGGAGCTTGAAGAGGAATATTCATCAACAGAGGAAGAAGAGAACCCAGTAGCATAA
- the mst1r.S gene encoding macrophage-stimulating protein receptor isoform X1 — protein MGTLCTALLSLLLLPTITTSQWQCPTLAPSLTLDTNIQYQFPNFTASRPIQNLVSLEGTLFLTTTNHLYVLTGNELHILQNITTGPTNSQCTLCSKCQMGNALPSQPEDNENQVLAVDPEENVIYSCGSSLHGLCFMHVISSSKIVDSKCLFNQNRNSASFCPDCIASPLGTLLSVVTQSRGVYFYKAASLDSRVAKSYSPTSISIRRLLGTEDGFSTGFHSLTVLEPFRDSYPIHYVHTFVSGSYVYFLTVQPEHPLSNTYHSRLVRLSNNEEEMRSYRELILECRLEPKRRRRRRAEPKFFNVLQAAHVATVGSTLAGELDISETDPVLFAVFAQSEPMSAQPRKYSAVCAFPIRLIDLSIEDGMNACCSNTNSVRLTRGLNFFQPEMECPQNSDITCKNIPTLVLPPLRRIDIFNGQLNGVLLTSVYVSPKEDLTIGFLGTSVGRLLQVVLQLNSNPRTLSNFSISDNHPVSREVAKIEDSLFFITGNQVTKVNITGPGCRHLLTCSRCLRAPRFMGCSWCKNVCCQQGECAGECGQNTCLPSVTMFHPKTAPLRGNTNITLCGRDFQSSIVYNAPPKAKITAETHRVSVGPRKCIVNPGMSSSTSLVCTLQTEGPPDTVSMEDITLTIDENLTGTPYYIKGTVSAKGFTFVEPAIISIEPNFGPLAGGTKLTLKGQSLTAGETQRVFINGTECKMVSGSGCPAEALCCVSPKFLSIGSLNVSALLDGAQIPSSEQFQYKPDPSVSDIRPNCSLASGTPLTIQGSNLDSVSSISIILYISEKKFSSVCKGTFSPDRIVCRTPAYNYFGRPGNLTLELDAVQYTYPYRFRYLQNYVIYPFHPNDPNGGILKLKKGENEIDTHHENLDQVATCLKVSMTVGGRECNPTVRKNEITCRIPQAMVIPSEGSTVKVCVDDDCTAVGLVMIVNFLDPVLGIVLGSVASVLAVAVLIFLLLRHQRKNKKKRAVEQLELLSNNNREPLLSPVPLLHGDYRTSYLTSSSSGGMLSPGAGYSGGSFGGGSMPILLTNLLDSLRPELLEEVKDGLIPEKCLTTHRDQIIGKGHFGSVYHGTYVDEDQQEVHCAVKSLNRITDLEEVEEFLREGILMKSFHHPNVLSLIGIFLPQEGLPLVVLPFMKHGDLRHFIRSEERNPTVKDLVGFGLQVSQGMEYLANRKFVHRDLAARNCMLDETFHVKVADFGLARDVFDKEYYSVRRHKNARLPVKWMALESLQTQKFTTKSDVWSFGVLLWELMTRGAPPYPDVDAYDITRYLFRGRRLAQPEYCPDPLYSLMLSCWNPQPEERPTFTQLVSDMEVISNSLCGDHYINLNVTYVNLDRDQPFPPAHPPSEEELEEEYSSTEEEENPVA, from the exons ATGGGCACCCTATGTACAGCTCTGCTGTCTCTGCTGCTCTTGCCAACCATCACAACATCTCAGTGGCAGTGTCCAACCCTGGCCCCGAGCTTGACTCTGGACACTAATATCCAGTACCAGTTTCCAAATTTCACAGCCTCTCGGCCCATCCAGAACCTGGTTAGCCTGGAGGGCACGCTCTTCCTGACGACTACTAATCACTTGTATGTTCTCACAGGCAATGAACTTCACATATTACAAAACATCACCACTGGTCCTACTAACTCCCAGTGTACTCTGTGCTCCAAATGCCAAATGGGAAATGCTTTACCAAGCCAGCCTGAGGACAATGAGAACCAAGTCTTGGCAGTAGATCCAGAGGAAAATGTTATATACAGCTGTGGATCCTCTCTACATGGCCTTTGCTTCATGCATGTAATTTCATCCTCTAAGATAGTTGACTCCAAGTGCCTTTTCAATCAGAATAGAAACAGTGCCTCTTTTTGCCCAGACTGCATAGCAAGCCCCCTTGGAACATTGCTATCAGTAGTGACACAAAGCCGAGGagtgtatttttataaagcaGCGTCACTGGATTCGCGAGTTGCTAAAAGTTACAGCCCAACATCCATATCTATAAGGCGCCTCCTTGGAACTGAAGATGGCTTTAGCACTGGCTTCCATTCACTGACAGTGTTAGAGCCATTCAGGGACTCTTACCCTATCCATTATGTGCACACATTCGTCAGTGGATCATACGTCTATTTCCTGACTGTCCAGCCTGAACATCCACTGTCCAATACCTACCACAGCAGGTTGGTGCGTCTCAGCAACAATGAGGAGGAAATGCGAAG TTACCGAGAACTGATTCTGGAATGTCGCCTTGAGCCTAAGCGACGAAGAAGACGAAGAGCAGAACCtaaatttttcaatgttttgcaGGCAGCACATGTTGCCACTGTAGGGAGCACACTAGCTGGGGAACTGGACATTAGCGAGACAGACCCAGTGCTCTTTGCTGTTTTTGCTCAGAGTGAGCCAATGAGTGCACAACCACGCAAATATTCCGCAGTTTGCGCCTTCCCCATCCGCTTAATTGATCTCTCGATTGAAGACGGGATGAATGCATGCTGCTCCAACACCAACTCTGTGAGGCTGACAAGGGGACTTAATTTCTTTCAACCAGAGATGGAATGTCCCCAAAAT TCTGACATCACCTGTAAGAATATTCCCACATTAGTGTTGCCCCCTTTACGACGTATTGATATCTTCAATGGGCAGTTGAATGGGGTACTTCTCACCTCTGTGTATGTTAGTCCTAAGGAAGATCTGACCATTGGCTTCCTTGGAACCTCTGTTGGAAGACTGCTGCAG GTGGTACTCCAGCTCAACAGTAACCCTCGCACTCTGTCTAACTTCTCTATAAGTGATAACCATCCTGTATCACGGGAGGTCGCCAAAATTGAAGACAGTCTCTTTTTTATTACTGGAAACCAG GTGACCAAAGTAAATATCACAGGCCCAGGATGCCGTCACCTCCTCACCTGCAGCAGATGCCTACGTGCCCCTCGCTTTATGGGTTGCAGTTGGTGTAAAAATGTCTGCTGTCAGCAGGGAGAGTGTGCGGGAGAGTGTGGACAGAATACCTGCCTTCCTTCAGTGACTATG tttCATCCCAAAACAGCACCATTACGTGGGAACACGAATATTACCCTGTGTGGCCGAGACTTTCAGTCAAGTATTGTGTATAATGCCCCTCCGAAGGCAAAGATCACAGCAGAGACTCACAGAGTGAGCGTGGGACCTCGCAAATGTATCGTTAACCCTGGAATGAGCAGTAGCACAAG tttggtatgCACATTGCAGACGGAGGGACCTCCTGACACAGTGTCTATGGAAGATATAACTTTAACAATTGATGAGAACCTAACGGGGACTCCTTACTACATAAAAGGAACAGTATCTGCTAAAGGCTTCACCTTTGTG GAACCAGCTATTATCTCTATTGAACCCAACTTTGGGCCCCTGGCTGGAGGTACCAAATTGACGCTTAAAGGGCAGAGCCTGACAGCCGGAGAGACTCAGAGGGTTTTTATTAATGGAACTGAGTGCAAAATGGTTAGCGG ATCCGGGTGCCCTGCAGAGGCTCTGTGCTGTGTGTCTCCCAAATTCCTCTCTATTGGATCGTTAAATGTCTCTGCTTTGTTGGATGGAGCTCAGATTCCTTCCTCAGAGCAATTCCAATACAAACCTGACCCATCTGTCTCTGACATCAGACCTAACTGCAGCTTGGCAAG TGGTACTCCCCTCACTATACAGGGTTCAAACCTGGATTCTGTCTCCAGCATCAGTATCATCTTATACATTAGTGAAAAAAAGTTCAGCTCG GTTTGCAAAGGGACCTTCTCGCCAGACCGTATTGTGTGCCGTACTCCGGCTTACAATTATTTTGGCAGACCTGGAAACTTGACCTTGGAGCTTGATGCTGTTCAATACACATACCCTTATCGCTTCCGATATCTCCAGAACTATGTCATTTACCCATTCCATCCGAACGATCCCAATGGGGGGATCTTGAAGTTGAAGAAGGGCGAAAATGAAATTGACACACAT catgAAAACTTGGACCAGGTGGCCACGTGTTTGAAAGTCTCCATGACAGTTGGGGGAAGAGAATGCAACCCTACTGTGCGGAAGAATGAGATCACCTGCAGAATTCCCCAAGCAATGGTTATTCCCTCTGAAGGCTCCACAGTTAAG GTTTGTGTGGATGATGACTGCACCGCCGTGGGACTTGTGATGATTGTGAACTTTCTTGATCCAGTGCTGGGCATTGTCCTTGGCAGTGTGGCCTCAGTGTTGGCAGTCGCAGTTCTCATCTTCCTGCTTCTCCGAcatcaaagaaaaaataaaaagaagcgaG CAGTGGAACAACTGGAACTGCTGTCAAATAATAACAGAGAACCACTCTTGTCCCCAGTTCCTCTTCTTCATGGAGACTACAGGACATCAT ACTTAACTAGTAGCAGCTCTGGAGGGATGCTCTCCCCCGGTGCAGGCTATTCTGGAGGTAGCTTTGGTGGTGGTTCCATGCCCATCCTACTTACTAATTTGCTTGACAGTCTGAGACCGGAACTGCTTGAGGAGGTTAAAGATGGTTTAATTCCGGAGAAATGCCTGACGACGCATCGGGACCAGATTATTGGAAAAG GTCACTTTGGGAGTGTTTACCATGGCACTTATGTGGATGAAGATCAGCAGGAGGTGCACTGCGCTGTCAAATCTCTAAACA GAATCACTGATTTGGAGGAGGTGGAGGAGTTTCTGCGGGAGGGGATTTTAATGAAGAGCTTCCACCATCCAAATGTCTTATCCCTCATTGGCATTTTTTTGCCCCAGGAAGGGCTCCCCCTTGTGGTTCTTCCATTTATGAAACATGGCGACCTAAGGCACTTCATCCGCAGTGAGGAGAGG AATCCTACTGTAAAAGATCTGGTTGGATTTGGGCTGCAAGTTTCCCAGGGAATGGAATACTTGGCCAATAGGAAGTTTGTACACAGAGACCTTGCTGCTCGCAATTGCAT GCTGGATGAGACGTTCCATGTGAAGGTGGCCGACTTTGGTCTGGCAAGAGACGTGTTTGACAAGGAATATTACAGTGTCAGACGCCATAAGAACGCCAGACTGCCTGTTAAGTGGATGGCTCTGGAGAGTCTACAGACCCAGAAATTTACCACCAAGAGTGATGTG TGGTCATTTGGAGTGCTGCTGTGGGAGCTGATGACACGGGGAGCACCACCATATCCTGATGTGGATGCCTATGATATTACTCGATACTTGTTCAGAGGAAGGCGTCTGGCACAACCAGAATACTGTCCTGACCCTCT GTATTCTCTTATGCTGAGCTGCTGGAACCCACAGCCTGAAGAGCGACCAACATTTACCCAGTTGGTCAGTGACATGGAAGTGATCTCTAATTCCCTTTGCGGTGATCACTATATCAATCTTAATGTTACCTACGTCAACTTAGATCGTGACCAACCTTTTCCACCTGCTCATCCACCCTCGGAAGAGGAGCTTGAAGAGGAATATTCATCAACAGAGGAAGAAGAGAACCCAGTAGCATAA